One window of the Mycobacterium haemophilum DSM 44634 genome contains the following:
- a CDS encoding helix-turn-helix transcriptional regulator, translating into MSVPRPSGTVTLLLADVEDSTRLWQLQPEQMEAAIAGLDRAVSEAIAAHGGVRSVEQGEGDSFVVAFDRASDAAGCALDLQRAQLAPIKLRIGLHTGEVQLRDEGSYAGPTINRTASLRDLAYGGQTVMSATTGDLVIDNLPADAWLINLGSQTLRDLSHPERVMQLCHPDLQNSFPALRTPKHVPASKLPVQVTTFIGGDARTKAVQRLLADNRLLTLTGEGGVGKSRLAIQVAAASGFGDDLSYVELAPLTDPAILPIAVVRALGLTDQPGRSTIGAITHFIDGRHQLMVLDNCEHVLDACAELVVALLGACPALTILATSREPIGVAGEITWRVPSLSLADEAIELFVDRARLVQPAFRVVSANAEAVREICQRLDGIPLAIELAAARVRSLSPVEIAESLDDRFRLLTGSARSVVRRQQTLSASMDWSYALLTESERTLFRRLAVFPGTFDLAAARAVAGNDLEIYQILDQLTLLVDKSLVVVEDVQGRTRYRLRETVREYALGKLDESGETDLPARHCDYYKALASRLDAPGQCDHLELVEQAELEIDNLRACFTWNRKNNDGVAALQLASWLQPIWFGRGRQREGLAWFDSILENGNADQFAVSAGVWARALADKVMLSTLLATSPVGAPDIIARAGQALAIARDIDDSTVLVRALTACGCSSGYQPEAAQAYLGEAIELARALDDKWTLSQILYWRLVGTCMTGDPRAVRAAADEAQELAESIGDRFVSRQCRLWRSAAHMWEGDLNGAIARLREVTAEAEAANDVVTTALGLYIQALALAHLDASAAEAAAAACIAAAAELGGVYEGCSYAAASCAALATGNVSAIDTSAADQRNYCAHLDLHRELMAQLALVRGDASVARCYADDAVASTSGWHRMVALITRARVAIAHEERDAARNDAHAALVCATDLGARVGVPDAIELLAALNGESGSHCAAARLFGAAAALRQRTQEVRFQVWEADYQASVAALRDAMSGDDFASAWADGAAMSTDEAIRYAQRGRGKRKRWSGGWGSLTPAERNVARLVGEGLGNKEIATRLFVSPRTVQSHLTHVYAKLRLNSRVQLAQEAARHS; encoded by the coding sequence GTGAGCGTACCGCGGCCGTCGGGCACGGTGACGCTGCTGTTAGCCGATGTTGAAGACTCAACGAGGCTATGGCAGCTGCAACCTGAGCAGATGGAGGCCGCCATCGCGGGTCTGGATCGCGCGGTATCGGAAGCCATCGCCGCCCACGGCGGGGTGCGGTCGGTCGAACAAGGCGAAGGTGACAGTTTCGTCGTCGCGTTTGATCGTGCCAGCGATGCCGCGGGTTGCGCACTGGATCTGCAGCGCGCCCAGCTCGCACCGATCAAGCTGCGCATCGGTCTTCACACCGGCGAGGTGCAGTTGCGCGATGAAGGCAGTTATGCCGGTCCCACGATTAATCGGACTGCGAGTCTGCGGGACCTGGCGTATGGGGGCCAGACTGTGATGTCGGCTACCACAGGTGATTTGGTCATTGACAACCTCCCGGCCGATGCGTGGCTGATCAATCTCGGTAGCCAGACGCTCCGCGATCTCTCGCATCCTGAACGGGTCATGCAGCTGTGTCACCCCGACCTTCAGAACAGCTTTCCGGCGCTGCGCACACCGAAACACGTTCCCGCATCAAAACTTCCCGTTCAGGTCACGACTTTTATCGGCGGCGATGCACGGACGAAAGCTGTGCAAAGGCTCTTGGCGGACAACCGGCTGCTGACGCTGACCGGTGAGGGCGGTGTGGGCAAGAGCAGGCTGGCGATCCAGGTTGCGGCAGCATCGGGGTTTGGTGACGATTTATCGTACGTTGAGCTGGCCCCGCTGACCGATCCCGCGATTTTACCGATTGCCGTGGTTCGCGCGCTGGGCTTGACCGATCAGCCGGGCCGCTCGACGATTGGCGCAATTACGCATTTTATCGACGGCCGCCACCAACTCATGGTGTTGGACAACTGTGAGCACGTTCTCGATGCCTGCGCCGAGCTGGTCGTTGCGCTTTTGGGTGCCTGCCCGGCATTGACGATTTTGGCGACCAGCCGCGAGCCGATCGGGGTCGCTGGTGAGATCACCTGGCGGGTACCGTCGTTGTCGCTAGCCGACGAGGCAATCGAATTGTTCGTTGATCGCGCCCGCCTGGTCCAGCCCGCTTTCCGGGTCGTTAGCGCTAACGCCGAGGCGGTGCGCGAGATCTGCCAGCGGCTGGACGGCATACCCCTGGCCATCGAGCTTGCCGCCGCACGGGTCCGGTCGTTGTCGCCAGTCGAGATCGCCGAGAGCTTAGACGACCGGTTCCGGCTGCTCACGGGTAGTGCGCGCAGCGTGGTGCGCCGCCAACAGACACTGAGCGCATCGATGGATTGGTCGTATGCGCTGTTGACCGAGAGCGAACGGACCTTGTTTCGCCGACTGGCGGTCTTCCCGGGTACGTTCGACCTGGCTGCAGCGCGAGCTGTGGCCGGCAATGACTTGGAGATCTATCAAATCCTCGATCAGTTGACGCTGCTCGTCGACAAGTCGTTGGTAGTCGTTGAAGACGTCCAGGGGCGTACCCGGTACCGGCTGCGGGAAACGGTACGTGAGTACGCACTAGGAAAGCTGGACGAATCCGGCGAAACCGACCTGCCGGCTCGTCACTGCGACTACTACAAGGCTTTGGCTTCCAGGCTGGACGCGCCAGGGCAATGCGACCACCTTGAGCTGGTGGAGCAGGCTGAGCTTGAGATCGACAACCTGCGCGCCTGCTTCACCTGGAACCGTAAAAACAACGATGGCGTAGCCGCATTACAGCTCGCGTCCTGGCTGCAACCGATTTGGTTTGGGCGTGGCCGCCAGCGCGAGGGTTTGGCCTGGTTTGATTCGATCTTGGAAAACGGTAATGCCGATCAGTTTGCGGTATCAGCCGGTGTCTGGGCGCGCGCGCTCGCGGACAAAGTGATGCTCAGCACCTTGCTGGCCACGAGCCCAGTGGGCGCCCCCGACATTATCGCTCGGGCTGGACAAGCCCTGGCGATAGCACGCGATATCGATGACTCCACGGTGTTAGTTCGGGCCCTCACCGCCTGCGGTTGCAGTAGCGGTTACCAGCCAGAAGCAGCTCAGGCCTACCTCGGCGAAGCTATCGAGCTAGCCCGCGCCCTAGATGATAAATGGACATTGAGCCAAATCCTGTATTGGCGGCTGGTGGGGACCTGCATGACGGGTGATCCGCGTGCGGTGCGAGCCGCTGCCGACGAAGCCCAAGAGCTCGCCGAAAGCATCGGGGACCGGTTCGTTTCACGTCAATGCCGCTTGTGGCGCAGCGCGGCGCACATGTGGGAAGGCGATCTGAATGGTGCGATTGCGCGACTTCGCGAGGTTACGGCCGAAGCTGAGGCGGCTAACGACGTGGTCACAACCGCTCTCGGCCTATACATCCAGGCCCTGGCGCTAGCGCATCTGGACGCCAGCGCCGCCGAGGCCGCGGCGGCTGCGTGCATCGCCGCAGCGGCAGAGTTGGGCGGGGTATACGAAGGTTGTAGCTATGCGGCGGCGTCTTGTGCGGCCCTAGCCACGGGCAATGTTTCGGCGATCGATACCAGTGCGGCGGATCAGCGAAATTATTGTGCTCACTTAGATCTGCACCGCGAACTAATGGCGCAGTTAGCCCTGGTGCGCGGCGATGCGAGTGTGGCACGATGTTACGCCGACGACGCCGTCGCGTCGACGAGCGGATGGCACCGAATGGTGGCGTTGATAACGCGGGCGCGCGTTGCGATCGCCCACGAGGAACGCGATGCAGCACGCAATGACGCGCACGCAGCTCTGGTGTGCGCAACCGACTTGGGCGCGCGTGTAGGCGTGCCGGATGCCATTGAGCTCCTCGCCGCACTGAACGGTGAGTCGGGCAGTCATTGTGCCGCGGCGCGCCTTTTTGGCGCGGCGGCCGCCCTGCGACAGCGGACCCAGGAGGTCCGCTTCCAGGTCTGGGAGGCCGACTACCAGGCC